One part of the Candidatus Zixiibacteriota bacterium genome encodes these proteins:
- a CDS encoding carboxypeptidase-like regulatory domain-containing protein translates to MFTLKYSNKTSGYIFLICLLLIFSGGTVQAQFDNFEEIVVNFDIPRLLNKDIFVQYDGQTIFLPVIEIIGLLELKITHDQPGRRMFGYILSEDDKFLIDIGQGKIKTKKEEFDLLRDQYFYNGYELYLRHDLFTLCFNLNTKFDFSQLKVSLPLNKDFPAYQRLKRKQAQEKLMARREVEKKIYALPFKRAWFRGGVADWMIATNPIGTRQVQYFSLNTGSMVAGGDLMISGNGSVVMGNDPTVTGDNKIRNRFEIDDLRYKWHYFVANQQYISQIEAGNVFTGGRLSRALEGVLATNKPQVRRKHFQTIIVSDYIGEGWEIELYIDNRLIDFIRTDESGKYDFNIDIFYGASLINLKMYGPGGEIREKEINIKIPYNLIPKNEVEYTVAIGKDDNPFSSGIFGQANCFYGVTTRLTAGISADLPISTEDSSRFGFAGEFSYQPLTNLTFNGYASPGQMVNAAMTFSKPSIVSINGSFTNYLSKGYRNLAGRLQTYSISATSPIKIGGRRISLRCNTFVDRFPKATEINTYYGLSTSISRIYINYFGKYGINKNLENGLTTTDISSQLLMSTTLLRWIRPQIRFDYDHSRKQIRKVGVYLTKRVFRTGQISLSLEKNVIAKSNLIMATFTLYGGFASFNTRAVTTGDQIAVTQIQRGSIRYNQETNSFHFDRRAGVGQGSAVLRPFLDRNFNGRFDEKIDEIIPGLTAKIKGANGRLTNDGTVFYFDRLRAYDEYVVEINEYSLDDPLLKPIHEGYRMNFNPNMVTAIDVPIVMAGEINGSVKRQTASGQAGLGGAKIILVNLSTGERHEITTFNNGEFYYLGLIPGRYRAEIDNNQLISSGYKSTPEYIDFELKPSEQGAIVEDINFLLIPR, encoded by the coding sequence ATGTTCACATTAAAATATTCGAATAAAACATCGGGATATATCTTCCTGATTTGCCTGCTTCTGATTTTCTCAGGGGGTACGGTTCAGGCTCAATTCGACAATTTTGAGGAAATTGTCGTTAACTTTGATATTCCTCGACTACTCAACAAAGATATATTCGTTCAATACGACGGCCAGACAATATTCCTGCCGGTTATCGAAATCATCGGTTTACTAGAGCTCAAAATAACTCATGACCAGCCCGGCCGACGTATGTTTGGGTATATCCTTTCTGAGGATGATAAGTTTCTCATTGATATCGGGCAGGGCAAAATCAAAACAAAAAAAGAGGAATTTGACTTATTACGGGATCAATATTTTTACAACGGATACGAATTATACCTGCGACATGATTTATTTACCCTATGTTTTAATCTGAATACTAAATTTGATTTTTCCCAGTTAAAAGTGTCTTTGCCATTAAATAAAGATTTTCCCGCTTATCAACGCCTCAAACGAAAACAGGCCCAGGAAAAATTGATGGCCAGGCGCGAAGTCGAAAAAAAGATTTATGCTCTTCCCTTTAAGCGCGCCTGGTTCAGAGGCGGTGTCGCTGACTGGATGATCGCCACCAATCCGATTGGAACCCGACAGGTGCAATATTTCAGCCTGAATACCGGCAGTATGGTCGCCGGAGGCGATTTAATGATATCCGGCAACGGTAGTGTAGTCATGGGAAATGATCCAACGGTTACCGGCGACAATAAGATTAGAAACCGCTTTGAAATTGATGATCTAAGATACAAATGGCATTATTTCGTCGCTAATCAACAATATATTTCCCAGATTGAAGCCGGAAATGTTTTCACCGGGGGCAGATTATCCCGGGCTTTGGAAGGAGTTCTGGCAACCAATAAACCGCAGGTTAGAAGAAAACATTTTCAGACCATTATAGTATCCGATTATATCGGCGAAGGGTGGGAAATCGAATTATATATAGATAATCGCCTCATCGATTTTATTCGAACCGACGAATCGGGAAAGTATGATTTTAATATAGATATTTTCTATGGCGCCTCATTGATAAATTTGAAAATGTACGGCCCCGGCGGAGAAATCAGGGAAAAAGAAATCAATATCAAAATACCTTATAATTTGATTCCCAAAAATGAAGTTGAATATACCGTCGCGATTGGAAAAGACGACAATCCATTCTCAAGCGGAATTTTCGGCCAGGCCAATTGCTTCTATGGAGTCACAACCCGGCTGACGGCCGGAATAAGCGCCGATTTACCAATATCGACCGAGGATAGTTCAAGATTCGGATTCGCCGGAGAGTTTTCATATCAACCGCTGACCAATCTAACGTTTAATGGATACGCCTCGCCGGGGCAGATGGTCAACGCCGCAATGACCTTTAGCAAACCGTCCATCGTCAGCATAAATGGGAGCTTTACGAATTACTTATCCAAAGGATATCGCAACCTGGCCGGACGTCTGCAAACTTATTCGATTTCAGCGACATCACCGATCAAAATAGGCGGCCGCAGGATTAGTCTGAGATGCAATACTTTTGTTGATCGCTTCCCTAAGGCGACCGAAATCAATACTTATTATGGATTGAGCACCTCAATTAGTCGAATATATATCAATTATTTCGGAAAATACGGTATCAATAAAAATCTCGAAAATGGATTGACAACAACCGACATATCGAGCCAGCTTCTGATGTCCACAACGCTTCTGAGATGGATACGGCCCCAGATTAGATTCGATTATGATCATAGCCGGAAACAAATCAGAAAAGTCGGAGTCTACCTAACCAAACGGGTTTTCAGAACCGGGCAAATCTCTTTATCGCTTGAGAAAAACGTTATAGCGAAATCCAATCTGATAATGGCGACCTTTACCCTTTATGGCGGATTCGCGAGTTTTAATACTCGGGCGGTAACGACCGGAGATCAGATCGCGGTTACTCAGATCCAACGAGGCTCAATCAGATATAACCAGGAAACCAATTCGTTCCATTTTGATCGTCGCGCGGGAGTAGGTCAGGGTTCGGCGGTTTTAAGGCCTTTTCTGGATCGCAATTTCAACGGCCGTTTCGACGAAAAAATCGATGAAATAATCCCCGGTCTGACCGCCAAAATCAAGGGAGCCAACGGACGCTTAACAAACGATGGAACCGTTTTCTATTTTGATCGCCTGAGAGCCTACGATGAATACGTCGTGGAAATCAACGAATATAGTCTCGACGATCCATTACTGAAGCCTATTCACGAAGGATATCGAATGAATTTCAATCCGAATATGGTCACCGCTATTGATGTCCCTATCGTAATGGCCGGTGAAATCAACGGGAGCGTAAAACGGCAAACCGCAAGCGGACAAGCAGGATTGGGTGGCGCTAAAATTATCCTGGTCAACCTGTCCACCGGCGAACGGCATGAGATAACGACGTTCAATAATGGAGAATTTTATTACCTGGGATTGATTCCCGGACGATACCGCGCCGAAATCGACAACAATCAATTAATCTCATCAGGTTATAAATCGACGCCGGAGTATATTGATTTTGAACTTAAGCCCTCCGAACAGGGCGCAATTGTCGAAGATATTAATTTTCTGTTAATTCCACGATAG
- a CDS encoding peptidoglycan-binding domain-containing protein: MRNLIDTDHIAKELTFERTLSFGQSGPDVKMAQEWLNLHGIELVIDGKYGANTRRAIIRFQHARGIKESGLVDADTFNRLTLPIRRAIAMQSLNNDSPNHIIVSYAEQHLRECPHEIGGQNRGPWVRLFMKGNEGRQWSWCAGFVSFILMQTFATLSNELILDYTFSCDELAHDAMEKNIFIEESQLREMTIKPGMIFLKRRKKSDWVHAGIVTSSDGNYINSIEGNTNEMGRYNGDRVMRKRRVLRNINLINPELATAMS; the protein is encoded by the coding sequence ATGCGCAATTTAATTGACACAGACCATATTGCGAAAGAATTGACGTTCGAAAGAACTCTTTCATTTGGTCAATCGGGACCGGATGTAAAAATGGCTCAGGAATGGCTAAATCTGCATGGGATAGAATTAGTTATTGACGGCAAATATGGAGCAAATACCCGAAGAGCAATCATAAGATTTCAGCATGCCAGGGGAATTAAAGAATCAGGTTTGGTTGACGCCGACACTTTTAATCGTTTGACCCTGCCTATTCGCCGAGCCATTGCGATGCAAAGTTTAAATAATGACTCCCCTAATCATATAATTGTATCATATGCCGAACAGCACCTGAGAGAATGCCCGCACGAAATCGGCGGTCAAAATAGAGGTCCCTGGGTGCGCCTTTTTATGAAGGGGAATGAAGGCAGGCAATGGTCATGGTGCGCCGGATTTGTATCCTTTATACTTATGCAAACATTCGCGACATTATCAAACGAGTTGATACTCGATTATACATTTTCCTGCGATGAACTTGCTCATGACGCGATGGAGAAAAATATTTTTATTGAAGAGTCTCAACTAAGGGAAATGACTATAAAGCCGGGAATGATTTTTTTGAAGCGAAGGAAAAAATCGGATTGGGTTCATGCCGGAATCGTTACGTCATCCGATGGAAATTATATAAACTCAATTGAAGGCAACACAAATGAGATGGGCCGTTATAATGGCGACAGAGTTATGCGAAAACGGCGAGTCTTGAGAAACATAAATTTAATAAACCCGGAATTGGCGACCGCCATGTCGTAA
- a CDS encoding AAA family ATPase encodes MIIKNAHINGFGVFSNKSINGFDHGINVVYGPNEFGKSTILEFIRRVLFGFPRASKSLNQYLPLDGGQYGGVLECLISSGEKLRISRLGGNGKRKLTITVSDKMISGPDALRKFIGSITENVFNNVYAFGLNELQIVESLEDEEISNFIYGTGLGLGKISPVTISREIAGWQNSLYLKRGRTQPLIQLYKEMNELRTEIKQCQNEIDQYDHLVQQRENSGAESDELKTKIENAEEGKQKLEALIKMFPVFQEMTTKQKEIDGLPDSPKISDKQLKECEELSLEVSNLKLRHEELVDEKNKLQIRKDQININHSLLEHKPTIESLKEHLKSYRDAARDIIRVRDEKKELSILIDSEIIRLGDNWSRKSVSDFTLSITAEDNIKEYKKRLQEAEYYRRRVQEIEFEDKAKSETQSGRLPEFYSYALYGLSALSLAGIVISLTIGNLLAAGFAAAVFLLSTPMVIKNVMAKKVNKDLSSIDKADEDADSGFNEWEDALSEWREYIGNIGLDRKLTPEAALEYFAAIKDIKNSIKQETKLTERIDLMDETITSVERQLSTVLGASHSVDSNTEVSMAIGIIGNELNEGETLLHERNGIIEQIEQLNSKTESLNKKISQQENNLSELLAKVGANSLSQLKEYHRLTIEQDNLSTGIKTSKEKIQLSAGVGENYDKFINDLNEMSPSETASRIEKLGYQIGEITSEKTQKEQKIGELRGRIKELNTREDILAAQHNLEIVRQNMIDKAQEWAAATIAKVVFENVLKSAEKNRQPNVIKAAASNFEKFTGGRYNNVYKPADNETLHIEESASHQIKSVDMLSRGTREQLYLAMRLGLIEEYEKLSESMPIIFDDIFANFDDDRIDLAAEAIKRFSQKRQVIIFACRRQTRDLFLGLGSKLIEFA; translated from the coding sequence ATGATAATAAAAAACGCACATATCAATGGTTTTGGTGTTTTCTCCAATAAATCGATTAACGGATTTGACCACGGAATCAATGTTGTTTACGGACCCAACGAGTTTGGTAAAAGCACCATACTTGAATTTATTCGGAGAGTTTTATTCGGCTTTCCGCGCGCAAGTAAGTCATTGAATCAATATTTGCCTTTGGATGGCGGCCAATATGGGGGCGTACTCGAATGCCTGATAAGTTCAGGAGAAAAGCTTCGGATATCAAGATTGGGTGGGAATGGAAAACGTAAATTAACAATTACCGTATCCGATAAAATGATTTCCGGGCCTGATGCATTGCGCAAATTTATCGGTTCTATAACCGAAAATGTTTTTAACAATGTTTATGCCTTCGGGTTGAACGAACTTCAGATTGTTGAATCTCTGGAAGATGAAGAAATTAGTAATTTCATTTACGGTACCGGGTTGGGGCTGGGAAAGATATCACCGGTTACCATATCTCGGGAAATCGCAGGGTGGCAAAATTCCCTTTATTTAAAACGCGGGCGAACACAGCCTTTAATCCAATTATACAAAGAGATGAATGAATTGCGAACAGAGATTAAGCAATGCCAGAATGAGATAGATCAATACGATCATTTGGTACAGCAAAGAGAAAATTCCGGCGCCGAATCGGATGAATTGAAAACAAAAATCGAAAACGCCGAAGAAGGAAAGCAAAAACTTGAAGCATTGATAAAGATGTTTCCGGTCTTTCAGGAGATGACTACGAAGCAAAAAGAGATTGACGGTTTACCGGATTCACCAAAAATCTCTGATAAGCAACTGAAAGAATGCGAGGAGTTATCTTTAGAGGTTTCAAATCTGAAATTGCGGCATGAAGAATTGGTTGACGAAAAAAACAAGCTGCAAATTCGAAAAGATCAAATTAATATCAATCACTCCCTGCTTGAGCATAAACCCACAATCGAATCGTTGAAAGAACACCTCAAAAGTTATCGCGATGCCGCGCGTGATATAATCCGAGTAAGGGATGAAAAAAAAGAACTTTCGATCCTGATAGATTCGGAAATAATTCGTTTGGGAGACAACTGGTCGAGAAAGTCTGTTTCCGATTTTACTCTTAGCATTACCGCGGAAGATAACATTAAAGAATACAAAAAGCGTCTACAGGAGGCTGAATATTATCGTCGGCGAGTTCAGGAAATTGAATTTGAAGACAAGGCGAAATCCGAGACTCAGTCGGGGAGATTGCCTGAATTTTATAGCTATGCTTTATATGGATTATCCGCTTTAAGTTTGGCCGGGATTGTGATCAGCCTCACAATCGGTAATTTACTGGCGGCAGGATTCGCGGCGGCTGTTTTCCTGTTGAGTACTCCAATGGTCATAAAAAATGTCATGGCTAAGAAAGTTAATAAAGATCTATCGAGTATAGATAAAGCGGATGAAGATGCGGATTCGGGATTCAATGAATGGGAGGACGCTTTATCTGAATGGCGAGAGTATATCGGGAATATCGGATTAGATCGGAAGCTGACCCCCGAAGCCGCATTGGAATATTTTGCCGCAATTAAAGACATTAAAAATAGTATCAAGCAAGAAACCAAGCTTACCGAGCGTATCGATTTGATGGATGAAACTATCACATCTGTCGAGAGGCAACTTTCAACTGTATTGGGAGCATCGCATTCTGTAGATAGCAATACGGAAGTTTCAATGGCTATAGGAATAATTGGCAATGAATTGAATGAGGGCGAAACCTTATTGCATGAGCGAAATGGAATCATCGAACAAATCGAGCAACTGAATTCCAAAACCGAATCTTTAAATAAAAAAATAAGTCAGCAGGAAAATAATTTATCCGAACTGCTTGCAAAGGTTGGGGCAAATTCATTAAGCCAATTAAAGGAATATCATAGATTAACAATAGAGCAAGATAATTTATCTACGGGGATAAAGACAAGTAAGGAAAAGATTCAATTATCAGCCGGCGTAGGTGAAAATTATGATAAATTTATCAATGATCTCAATGAAATGTCTCCGTCCGAAACCGCGTCCAGGATTGAGAAACTGGGTTACCAAATCGGTGAAATAACTTCGGAAAAAACTCAAAAGGAACAAAAAATAGGCGAGTTGCGCGGGCGGATTAAGGAATTAAATACGCGGGAAGATATATTGGCGGCCCAGCATAATTTGGAAATAGTTCGTCAGAACATGATAGATAAAGCTCAGGAATGGGCGGCCGCGACTATCGCAAAAGTAGTTTTTGAAAACGTACTAAAATCCGCCGAAAAGAATCGCCAACCCAATGTAATCAAAGCAGCCGCCTCGAATTTTGAGAAATTTACGGGGGGAAGATATAATAATGTCTATAAACCGGCCGATAATGAGACGCTGCATATTGAAGAGTCCGCATCCCACCAGATAAAGTCAGTCGATATGTTAAGCCGGGGAACACGGGAACAGTTATATCTGGCGATGCGATTGGGACTGATCGAGGAATACGAGAAATTATCGGAGTCGATGCCAATAATCTTCGATGATATTTTTGCCAATTTTGACGATGATCGGATTGATTTAGCTGCAGAGGCGATTAAAAGATTTTCTCAAAAGCGTCAGGTGATTATTTTCGCCTGCCGCCGTCAAACACGCGATTTATTTTTGGGATTGGGCTCTAAGCTCATAGAGTTCGCGTAA
- a CDS encoding DNA repair exonuclease → MDDFKFIHCSDLHLDAPFAGISSSNDEIGKILRDAPYKSYFNMVAQAVEDKVDFVVIAGDIFNTADKSIRAQYNFYRGLKHLSDNDIPVFIAHGNHDPLNSWSTKMKIPENVIGFDADNVYSRQVIVKGKPVARVYGISYGTRDIKENLALKFKREDELPAIAVLHCNVGENTGHEPYAPATVDDIVNRGFDYWALGHVHSYKIIRKENPTIVYSGNIQAIKSSERGPKGYCLVDYSRQLGFNVEFKPIDMVRYESIRIDITSCKSIEEIPDEITGHIEDLIGKSDNRHLIFSLDIYGQTNLNTELRRRDFIQSISEDLRDQYASRDPIVWVDKINLSTNGEFDIESFRSEKSFVSDVISAYDAISSEDPEYLRLIRAELEALYKDWPGGAFLDPLSNEDIMKLSLIARNRTLEKIFTDA, encoded by the coding sequence ATGGATGACTTCAAATTTATACATTGCTCCGATTTGCATCTGGATGCTCCTTTCGCGGGAATTTCATCATCCAATGATGAAATCGGCAAGATTCTCAGAGACGCCCCATATAAATCCTATTTTAATATGGTAGCTCAGGCGGTAGAGGATAAGGTCGATTTTGTAGTTATTGCGGGTGACATTTTCAATACCGCCGATAAGAGTATTCGGGCCCAATATAATTTTTATCGAGGATTAAAACATCTTTCTGATAACGACATTCCGGTATTTATTGCCCATGGGAATCATGATCCCCTTAATAGCTGGTCAACAAAAATGAAAATTCCGGAAAATGTTATTGGCTTCGACGCTGACAATGTATACAGCCGGCAGGTCATTGTGAAAGGTAAGCCGGTAGCGAGAGTATATGGAATTAGTTATGGGACTCGGGATATTAAAGAAAACCTCGCACTGAAATTTAAACGAGAGGACGAATTACCGGCAATTGCGGTATTGCATTGTAACGTCGGAGAAAATACCGGACACGAACCTTACGCGCCGGCTACCGTGGATGATATTGTCAATCGGGGATTTGATTATTGGGCACTGGGTCATGTGCATAGTTATAAGATAATCAGAAAAGAAAATCCCACGATAGTTTATTCGGGAAACATACAGGCGATAAAATCATCCGAACGCGGCCCCAAAGGATATTGCCTGGTTGATTACTCGCGCCAATTGGGTTTTAATGTTGAATTTAAACCGATTGATATGGTTCGCTATGAGTCCATAAGAATAGATATCACTTCATGTAAATCCATTGAAGAAATCCCCGATGAAATTACCGGGCATATTGAAGATTTGATTGGAAAATCAGATAATCGGCACTTAATATTTTCATTGGATATTTATGGCCAGACAAATTTAAATACCGAATTAAGACGTCGCGATTTTATACAGAGCATTTCCGAGGATTTGCGCGATCAATATGCAAGTCGTGATCCGATAGTCTGGGTTGACAAGATAAATCTATCGACTAATGGCGAATTTGATATTGAATCGTTTCGTAGCGAAAAGAGTTTTGTGAGCGATGTTATTTCGGCGTATGACGCAATCAGTTCAGAAGATCCGGAATATCTCAGATTAATTCGGGCCGAATTGGAGGCGTTATATAAAGATTGGCCCGGGGGCGCTTTTCTGGACCCGCTCTCAAATGAAGATATAATGAAATTATCTTTGATAGCTCGCAATCGAACCCTGGAAAAAATATTTACTGACGCATAG
- a CDS encoding transposase, protein MAGSNEYVSDPRLCGKCRMLSECTESRNHVRVITRHVWQRYREQIWKTPLGKYLRQKRRETVKRSFADAKELHGLRYARYCGLKNVSEQCLMTAIAMNIEKMARHLSYCIIYCLKKRFLLANNHRKYRFSTI, encoded by the coding sequence ATAGCCGGCTCGAATGAGTATGTTTCCGATCCCAGGCTATGCGGTAAATGCCGGATGCTATCCGAATGCACCGAGTCACGGAATCATGTTCGAGTTATAACCCGTCATGTCTGGCAGAGGTATCGGGAACAGATATGGAAAACACCATTGGGTAAATATCTTCGTCAGAAGCGTCGGGAGACGGTGAAGCGATCATTTGCCGATGCCAAAGAGTTGCATGGTCTGCGGTATGCACGTTATTGCGGGTTGAAGAATGTCAGCGAGCAATGTTTGATGACGGCGATTGCGATGAACATCGAGAAGATGGCTCGCCATCTTTCTTATTGTATCATTTATTGCCTGAAAAAGCGCTTCCTGTTGGCAAATAATCATCGAAAATATCGATTCTCGACAATTTAA
- a CDS encoding PEP-CTERM sorting domain-containing protein, with product MKTKLTILMTLFLMLAGTIGSQAAIYTFQPSPADLWDLSHDQAYTWGISWDFPEEQIIEAKLTFFDIYNWKSEDNWLYIHMLDNPPVGTFALSDPISNSSGTDYFANEGILIDIWSDPNGGPPGIDLTYSFSDIGILDDFIAYSSDGIFGFAIDADCHYFNREIQLTVFTSASVPEPSTVILIGLGLAGFGFYRRFK from the coding sequence ATGAAGACAAAATTGACAATATTGATGACGCTCTTTCTAATGTTAGCTGGAACTATCGGATCGCAGGCGGCGATTTATACTTTCCAGCCTTCTCCCGCCGATTTATGGGACCTCTCCCACGATCAGGCTTATACCTGGGGCATAAGCTGGGATTTTCCTGAAGAACAGATTATTGAGGCAAAATTGACCTTTTTTGACATTTACAACTGGAAATCGGAAGATAATTGGCTTTATATTCATATGCTTGACAATCCACCCGTGGGTACCTTCGCTCTTAGCGATCCGATTAGTAACTCCAGTGGAACTGATTATTTTGCCAATGAGGGCATTTTAATCGATATCTGGAGCGATCCCAACGGTGGCCCCCCGGGCATAGACCTGACATACTCATTTTCGGATATTGGGATACTCGATGACTTCATCGCATATTCATCGGACGGAATTTTCGGATTCGCAATTGACGCCGATTGTCATTATTTCAATAGAGAAATTCAACTAACGGTCTTTACATCAGCTTCCGTTCCCGAACCGAGCACTGTAATTTTAATCGGTCTTGGTTTAGCCGGATTTGGATTTTATCGCAGATTTAAATAG
- a CDS encoding TerB family tellurite resistance protein: protein MRRFLQNLMGQGRGESGSEQSSEHDLQVATAALLLEIAKIDDEFSGDERVEIIKVLKEHFEISEDEVGKILETSQKEINNQLDLYYFTKQINDQFDIDDKIKIIEMVWRVIYTDQHLNGHEDFLVHRFARLLHLDHDKLIDAKLRIKKEMKL from the coding sequence GTGAGACGATTTTTACAAAATTTAATGGGACAGGGGCGAGGGGAGAGCGGTTCCGAGCAATCAAGCGAACATGATCTGCAAGTTGCCACGGCGGCTTTGCTTTTAGAAATCGCCAAAATCGATGATGAGTTTTCCGGCGATGAGCGAGTCGAAATAATAAAGGTTTTGAAAGAACATTTTGAGATCAGTGAGGACGAGGTTGGGAAAATATTGGAAACTTCTCAAAAAGAGATCAATAATCAGCTTGACCTTTATTATTTCACCAAACAGATAAATGATCAATTCGATATCGATGATAAAATCAAAATAATCGAGATGGTCTGGCGGGTTATATATACTGACCAGCATTTAAACGGCCATGAAGATTTTCTGGTTCACAGGTTCGCCCGGCTTTTGCATCTTGATCATGACAAACTTATTGACGCCAAACTTCGAATCAAAAAAGAAATGAAGTTATAA
- a CDS encoding aspartate aminotransferase family protein: protein MKAQDIKAAENAIKLGFSALTDDEIVGYESKYGADHYGRLKTIVRKAEGPWLYTQDGHKVIDCLAAYSAANQGHHHPKIVQAAVDAIQGHYASVLSNVVYTDLLALFLKKAATMLPQIAPRFGEHGNKVLPKNGGVESVETAIKLARYFGWKHKGIPDGNQEIIVFDNNFHGRMTTVISFSTSKKYKEGFGPLTPGFTSVAYGDIEAVKSKINKNTCAILIEPMQGEGGMYQPPEGFLQSLRDLCDENDMLLLFDEIQVGLGRTGKMFCFEHENVIPDCMILGKAISGGLAPLSVMVTSRHLMDMVFSLGSDGSTFGGYPFACACGIAALEVIEDEKLAQRSAEMGAILKKKIEDIASRSKHVKEVRGKGLFIGIEVKSGDAMHFCRELLAMDMLVNDSHGHTIRISPPLIIGKSEIDYICERLEKVLVG, encoded by the coding sequence ATGAAAGCACAAGATATTAAAGCGGCTGAAAACGCAATCAAATTGGGATTTTCTGCGCTGACCGATGATGAGATCGTCGGATACGAATCCAAATACGGGGCCGATCATTACGGACGGTTGAAAACAATCGTCCGCAAGGCGGAAGGTCCCTGGCTTTATACTCAGGATGGACACAAAGTAATCGACTGTCTGGCGGCGTATTCGGCGGCCAACCAGGGTCATCATCATCCCAAAATTGTCCAGGCGGCGGTTGATGCTATTCAGGGACATTACGCGTCCGTTCTTTCAAATGTCGTCTATACCGATTTGCTGGCTCTGTTTCTCAAGAAAGCGGCGACGATGCTTCCTCAGATCGCTCCGCGCTTCGGAGAGCATGGCAACAAGGTTCTGCCAAAAAACGGCGGCGTGGAATCGGTGGAGACAGCTATCAAACTTGCAAGATATTTTGGATGGAAACATAAAGGCATTCCGGATGGAAATCAGGAAATCATCGTTTTTGATAATAACTTTCACGGCCGGATGACGACCGTTATATCGTTCTCGACGTCGAAGAAATATAAAGAGGGCTTCGGACCGCTGACACCCGGATTTACATCGGTTGCGTACGGCGATATTGAAGCCGTCAAAAGTAAGATAAACAAGAACACTTGCGCTATCCTCATTGAGCCAATGCAGGGTGAGGGCGGTATGTATCAGCCCCCGGAAGGATTCCTCCAAAGTTTGCGCGATCTGTGCGACGAGAATGATATGCTGCTTCTCTTTGATGAAATCCAGGTTGGTCTGGGACGAACCGGTAAGATGTTCTGTTTTGAGCATGAAAATGTTATTCCCGATTGTATGATTTTGGGCAAGGCGATCTCGGGCGGACTGGCTCCGCTTTCGGTGATGGTTACCAGCCGGCATCTGATGGATATGGTTTTCAGTCTTGGAAGCGACGGATCGACTTTCGGCGGGTATCCGTTTGCCTGCGCCTGCGGGATTGCCGCGCTGGAAGTTATCGAAGATGAAAAGCTGGCTCAGCGGTCGGCCGAGATGGGCGCGATTCTGAAAAAGAAAATCGAGGATATCGCGTCGCGCTCGAAGCATGTCAAGGAAGTGCGGGGGAAAGGGCTTTTCATCGGCATCGAAGTAAAATCGGGCGATGCAATGCATTTCTGCCGTGAGCTTCTCGCTATGGATATGCTGGTCAACGACAGTCACGGTCATACGATTCGTATCAGCCCGCCTTTGATTATCGGTAAAAGCGAAATCGATTATATCTGCGAGCGCCTCGAGAAGGTGCTGGTAGGATAA